The Streptomyces sp. CC0208 genome window below encodes:
- a CDS encoding ROK family transcriptional regulator — protein MARRTARDLRSENRFEVLHALFELGPSTRQELARHTGLSPATVATIVTEFLSEGVLRVATVENNTGGRPQERLTIDPERGRIVGVDVAETYVDATVYDLELGVLGHGEVALDEHENDPSYVVDGIVRAIEAAVADGGVQQKRILGVGVSMPGHVHPDAGVSVFAPNWDWHDVRIEELLEKVLPVPVYVDNPLKAVVLSEMWFGVGRVVDSMAVVNLGTGVGAGIAIDGSLMRGATNNAGEWGHTLLRLDGRPCRCGRRGCVEAYLGAPGLRTTLAEIDPDHPTLAQSRQRDFVEAVALGLDAGDPALKELALRTSRYLAAALGDLVNLLNIPSVTLTGWTSTALARWLVPAVRAELPDHVMPGSLQGLTVEPSQVPGNAVALGMAAFTLQRFLTRLGLGSPAGTRPRPDPEP, from the coding sequence GTGGCGCGGCGCACGGCCCGGGATCTCCGGAGCGAGAACCGTTTCGAGGTTCTGCACGCTTTGTTCGAACTCGGGCCTTCCACCCGGCAGGAGCTCGCCCGGCACACCGGACTCAGCCCGGCGACCGTGGCGACCATCGTCACAGAGTTCCTCTCCGAAGGTGTCCTGCGCGTCGCCACCGTGGAGAACAACACCGGTGGACGGCCGCAGGAGCGGCTCACCATCGACCCCGAGCGCGGCCGCATCGTCGGCGTCGACGTGGCCGAGACCTACGTCGACGCCACGGTGTACGACCTCGAACTCGGCGTGCTCGGGCATGGCGAGGTCGCACTCGACGAGCACGAGAACGACCCCTCGTACGTCGTCGACGGAATCGTCCGCGCGATCGAGGCGGCCGTCGCGGACGGGGGAGTCCAGCAGAAGCGCATCCTCGGCGTCGGGGTCAGCATGCCTGGGCATGTCCATCCCGACGCCGGTGTCTCGGTCTTCGCACCGAACTGGGACTGGCACGACGTGCGCATCGAGGAGCTGCTGGAGAAGGTGCTCCCGGTCCCCGTGTACGTCGACAACCCGCTCAAGGCGGTCGTCCTGTCGGAGATGTGGTTCGGTGTCGGGCGGGTCGTCGACAGCATGGCCGTCGTCAACCTCGGCACCGGTGTCGGCGCGGGCATCGCCATCGACGGGTCACTGATGCGCGGCGCCACCAACAACGCCGGGGAATGGGGCCACACGCTCCTCCGGCTGGACGGCAGACCGTGCCGGTGCGGCCGGCGTGGCTGTGTGGAGGCGTACCTCGGCGCCCCCGGTCTGCGCACGACGCTCGCCGAGATCGACCCGGACCACCCCACGCTCGCGCAGTCACGGCAGCGCGACTTCGTCGAGGCGGTCGCCTTGGGTCTCGACGCGGGCGACCCTGCGCTGAAGGAACTGGCCCTGCGCACGTCGCGCTACCTCGCGGCGGCCCTCGGCGACCTGGTGAACCTGCTCAACATCCCCAGCGTCACCCTCACCGGCTGGACCTCCACGGCCCTGGCCCGGTGGCTCGTCCCCGCCGTGCGTGCCGAACTCCCCGACCACGTCATGCCGGGCTCCCTGCAGGGCCTCACCGTGGAGCCGTCCCAGGTCCCGGGCAACGCCGTGGCCCTCGGCATGGCGGCCTTCACCCTGCAGCGGTTCCTCACACGGCTGGGCCTGGGCAGCCCGGCGGGTACACGGCCTCGGCCGGACCCGGAGCCGTAG
- a CDS encoding SpoIIE family protein phosphatase has product MTRRDDPRTAAARVFAEGGAFGELLSGIDWRATPLGPPVSWPGPLVDSLRLMLTSEHGMALYWGAEFATLYNSGSTPIVGAKHPWALGRPYKEVFPEVWAHPVSSHFHYVTDTRKPLLVPDELLIMERHGFLEQCYFDSAFQPVLLDDGTAGGVLQILTETTGRVLGERRLRLLSETGTRTAGLPTPGEVARVVAEVAGSYPEEIPFLGLYLASEPGMQRPAASTGLRSAPETVSLNAADGPEAAARLVQVVADGVPATLPAAAFTGGSLAGRHAAASLLPVEQALALPLHSAGRVEGVLVVGVNPCFPPAGAYYDFLEVLASAVAGALSAALAHEEQRRRAEALAELDRAKTTFFANVSHEFRTPLTLLLGPLQQALADEDRPERREQLELAERGALRLLKQVNTLLDVARAEAGQTRPALEPVDLAGATAELAGVFRSAFEAAGLTLEVDCPPLPKPVLLDREMWEKIILNLLSNALKFTFTGGARVQVAAAGDRARLTVTDTGTGIPSDELPRLFERFHRVRGARSRSHEGSGLGLVLVKDLVEAHGGTVGVDSRLGQGTTLTVDLPFATAQRPRPAPPEAGAGSPGEIPREGGGGPGRTAAYVDEALGWLAADPVPATATSVPAAATSAARTPHAPATHGALHGPSPHETDRPHRARLLVVDDNADMRAYLTQLLQPDYDVLLAADGRAALEMALAQPVELVLSDVMMPRMDGFELVRALRADPRTARLPIVLLTARAGEEESVQGRHAGADDYLAKPFSARQLLARVRTGLELSRLREQALTETRNQLAVLASLADAGLRLAATLDPDQILQTTGQILLPDFADQISIHLTPAAPAPAQSPPPYIAGTPLLAREALATAATRAISGTAPAPVGPHPAPAAVLALPLRAHDQTLGALVLVRHTGGYSAVEHKYLENLAHRLALAYDNATRYHNERRLALTLQRALLPHRLPQLPGVRLATHYRASNRGAEIGGDWYDVLALPDGAVGLAIGDVMGHDVEAATLMGQLRSALHSLALEGAGPAQVLTRLDAYLQSLATDRFATCLYAVYDPHRHRLRYAASGHLPPLLIAADTAYLELPPALPLGLGSTPVDREVAFPPGTGLLLYTDGLVENRALSLDDGLAALRRTCAALPAAARSDPQRITERALELLNTPDRVDDDAALLAATAEPSRRTDDPQTDRSAVQPTTTARSRC; this is encoded by the coding sequence ATGACCCGGCGCGATGATCCGCGCACCGCGGCGGCCCGGGTGTTCGCCGAGGGCGGCGCGTTCGGCGAACTGCTGTCAGGGATCGACTGGAGGGCGACGCCGCTCGGGCCCCCCGTCTCCTGGCCAGGGCCCCTCGTGGACAGCCTGCGCCTCATGCTCACCTCTGAGCATGGGATGGCTCTGTACTGGGGGGCTGAATTCGCCACGCTGTACAACTCGGGCTCCACACCCATTGTCGGCGCCAAACACCCCTGGGCGCTCGGCAGGCCTTATAAGGAGGTGTTCCCCGAGGTCTGGGCCCACCCCGTGAGCTCCCACTTCCACTATGTGACCGACACCCGCAAGCCCCTGCTGGTCCCGGATGAGCTGCTCATCATGGAACGCCACGGCTTTTTGGAGCAGTGCTACTTCGACTCCGCCTTCCAGCCCGTGCTGCTGGATGACGGCACCGCCGGCGGCGTGCTGCAGATCCTCACCGAGACCACCGGCCGGGTACTGGGCGAGCGCCGACTGCGCCTGCTGAGCGAGACCGGCACGCGCACGGCCGGGCTGCCCACTCCGGGCGAGGTCGCCCGCGTGGTCGCCGAGGTGGCGGGCTCCTACCCCGAGGAGATCCCGTTTCTGGGCCTGTACCTGGCTTCCGAGCCAGGGATGCAGCGGCCGGCGGCCTCTACCGGGCTCCGGTCGGCGCCCGAGACCGTCTCACTGAATGCGGCCGACGGGCCGGAGGCGGCGGCCCGGCTGGTGCAGGTGGTCGCCGACGGTGTCCCGGCCACGCTGCCGGCCGCCGCGTTCACCGGCGGCAGCCTGGCCGGACGGCACGCCGCGGCCTCCCTGCTCCCGGTCGAGCAGGCGCTTGCCCTTCCGCTGCACAGCGCGGGCCGGGTGGAGGGCGTGCTGGTGGTGGGCGTCAACCCCTGCTTCCCCCCGGCCGGGGCCTACTACGACTTCCTGGAGGTGCTCGCCTCAGCTGTGGCCGGGGCGCTGTCGGCCGCGCTCGCGCACGAAGAGCAGCGCAGGCGGGCAGAGGCGCTGGCCGAGCTCGACCGGGCCAAGACCACCTTCTTCGCCAACGTCAGCCACGAGTTCCGCACCCCGCTCACCCTGCTCCTGGGCCCGCTCCAGCAGGCCCTGGCCGACGAGGACCGGCCCGAGCGGCGCGAGCAGCTGGAGCTGGCCGAGCGCGGCGCCCTGCGCCTGCTGAAGCAGGTCAACACCCTCCTGGACGTCGCCCGTGCCGAGGCCGGGCAGACGCGCCCCGCCCTCGAGCCGGTCGACCTCGCCGGTGCCACGGCCGAGCTGGCCGGGGTGTTCCGGTCCGCCTTCGAGGCGGCAGGGCTGACGCTGGAGGTGGACTGCCCGCCCCTGCCCAAGCCGGTCCTCCTGGACCGGGAGATGTGGGAGAAGATCATCCTCAACCTGCTCAGCAACGCCCTGAAGTTCACCTTCACCGGCGGCGCCCGGGTGCAGGTGGCCGCGGCCGGCGACCGGGCCAGGCTGACCGTGACCGACACCGGCACCGGCATCCCCTCGGACGAGCTGCCGCGCCTGTTCGAGCGCTTCCACAGGGTCCGCGGCGCCCGCTCCCGCTCCCACGAGGGCAGCGGCCTCGGCCTGGTGCTGGTCAAGGATCTGGTGGAAGCGCACGGCGGCACCGTCGGCGTGGACAGCCGCCTCGGCCAGGGCACCACCCTCACCGTGGACCTCCCCTTCGCCACCGCCCAGCGGCCCCGCCCTGCCCCGCCCGAGGCCGGCGCCGGATCCCCCGGGGAGATCCCCAGGGAAGGCGGAGGCGGGCCCGGCCGCACGGCGGCCTACGTGGACGAGGCGCTGGGCTGGCTGGCGGCCGACCCCGTCCCCGCCACGGCCACCTCCGTCCCCGCCGCGGCCACCTCAGCGGCACGCACCCCGCACGCCCCCGCGACCCACGGTGCCCTCCACGGCCCCAGCCCGCACGAAACCGACCGCCCCCACCGGGCCCGCCTGCTGGTCGTCGACGACAACGCCGACATGCGCGCCTACCTCACCCAGCTCCTGCAGCCCGACTACGACGTGCTGCTCGCCGCCGACGGCCGGGCCGCCCTGGAGATGGCCCTGGCGCAGCCGGTGGAGCTGGTGCTCAGCGACGTGATGATGCCCCGCATGGACGGCTTCGAGCTGGTCCGGGCGCTGCGCGCCGACCCGCGCACCGCCCGCCTGCCCATCGTCCTGCTCACCGCCCGCGCCGGCGAGGAGGAATCCGTGCAGGGTCGGCACGCCGGCGCCGACGACTACCTGGCCAAACCCTTCTCCGCGCGCCAGCTGCTGGCGCGTGTCCGCACCGGGTTGGAACTGTCCCGGCTGCGCGAACAGGCCCTGACCGAGACCCGCAACCAGCTGGCCGTGCTGGCCTCCCTGGCCGACGCGGGCCTGCGGCTGGCCGCCACCCTCGACCCGGACCAGATACTGCAGACCACCGGTCAGATCCTGCTGCCCGACTTCGCCGACCAGATCAGCATCCACCTCACCCCTGCGGCACCCGCCCCGGCGCAGTCGCCCCCGCCGTACATCGCCGGCACCCCCCTTCTTGCCCGCGAGGCCCTGGCCACCGCCGCCACCCGCGCGATCAGCGGCACCGCCCCGGCCCCAGTCGGCCCGCACCCGGCGCCCGCCGCCGTGCTGGCCCTGCCGCTGCGCGCCCACGACCAGACGCTGGGGGCCCTGGTACTGGTCCGGCACACCGGCGGCTATTCCGCGGTCGAACACAAGTATCTGGAGAACCTCGCCCACCGCCTGGCCCTGGCCTACGACAACGCCACCCGGTACCACAACGAGCGCCGCCTCGCCCTGACCCTGCAGCGCGCCCTGCTGCCCCACCGCCTGCCCCAGCTGCCCGGAGTGCGCCTGGCCACCCACTATCGGGCCAGCAACCGCGGCGCCGAGATCGGCGGCGACTGGTACGACGTTCTCGCCCTGCCCGACGGCGCCGTGGGGCTGGCCATCGGCGACGTCATGGGCCACGACGTGGAAGCCGCCACTCTGATGGGCCAACTCCGCTCCGCCCTGCACAGCCTCGCCCTGGAGGGCGCCGGCCCGGCCCAGGTGCTGACCAGGCTGGACGCCTACCTGCAGTCGCTCGCCACCGACCGCTTCGCCACCTGCCTCTACGCGGTCTACGACCCCCACCGCCACCGCCTGCGCTACGCCGCCAGCGGGCACCTGCCGCCCCTGCTGATAGCCGCCGACACCGCCTATCTGGAGCTGCCCCCGGCGCTGCCGCTGGGTCTGGGCAGCACCCCGGTCGACCGCGAGGTGGCGTTCCCGCCCGGCACCGGCCTGCTGCTGTACACCGACGGCCTGGTGGAGAACCGGGCGCTGTCCCTGGACGACGGCCTGGCGGCCCTGCGCCGGACCTGCGCCGCGCTGCCCGCCGCCGCCCGCTCCGACCCCCAGCGGATCACCGAAAGGGCCCTGGAACTGCTGAACACCCCCGACCGGGTCGACGACGACGCCGCCCTGCTCGCAGCCACCGCCGAACCATCACGCCGAACCGACGACCCGCAGACCGACAGAAGTGCCGTACAACCGACCACTACTGCTCGTAGTCGTTGCTGA
- a CDS encoding alpha-L-arabinofuranosidase C-terminal domain-containing protein — MNAALGDAAWPAGLIRNSDQVLMECYAPLFSPVKNNVWATDLIAYDNLTSYVSFSYWAQQMLTSRLGETVLPATARALPGLATVATRSGKRLYLAVVNYGTEKVEVPVKLQGLAKGVKRSATVTVLERTLT, encoded by the coding sequence TTGAACGCCGCTCTGGGCGACGCGGCATGGCCGGCAGGCCTGATCCGGAACTCGGACCAGGTCCTGATGGAGTGCTACGCCCCGTTGTTCTCCCCCGTAAAGAACAACGTCTGGGCCACGGACCTGATCGCCTACGACAATCTGACCAGCTACGTCTCCTTCAGCTACTGGGCCCAGCAGATGCTGACAAGCAGGCTGGGCGAGACGGTGCTGCCGGCAACGGCACGCGCGTTGCCGGGCTTGGCGACGGTGGCGACGCGCTCCGGGAAGCGGCTCTATCTCGCGGTGGTGAACTACGGGACGGAGAAGGTGGAGGTGCCGGTGAAGCTGCAGGGGTTGGCGAAGGGGGTCAAGAGGAGCGCGACGGTCACGGTCCTGGAACGCACATTGACCTGA
- a CDS encoding sugar diacid recognition domain-containing protein, which produces MLSPSLAQEIASDTTAVIGFNVLITDAGGLVIGSGDSSRVGSFHEASVEVVRTQEPATHNASQAQQLRGVRPGVTLPLVANGKAVGTVGITGTPAQVRRFGLLVKRQTEILLRESVMLRSRLLAERAAEKLLSDVASYDPQVVEGDFLLFRAAELGFDLRLRRVAVAIEVRVPEAGARRQGAPTRDMALVRSELLRTVREVFADPQDIIASTAPGWIGVLRRLPDRRPVTSLLDDCRRTTDVIAAQDGLVARAGIGEPAASVSGLHDSYQDACDALRLGARVASDSPVHLITDLRVHQALTTVSQPARNRLIERTTASLRGQPDWPVLRDTITAWCESGFNLVRASEALHIHRNTVVYRMNKIEQATGRPLRDHRTTMALYLACLADRLGGGTGADDGGE; this is translated from the coding sequence ATGCTGAGCCCGTCACTCGCGCAGGAGATCGCCTCCGACACCACCGCCGTCATCGGCTTCAACGTGCTGATCACCGACGCGGGCGGCTTGGTGATCGGCAGCGGCGACAGCAGCCGGGTGGGCAGCTTCCACGAGGCGTCCGTCGAGGTCGTCCGCACCCAGGAACCCGCCACGCACAACGCGTCGCAGGCACAGCAACTGCGCGGAGTACGCCCGGGAGTCACCCTGCCCCTGGTCGCGAACGGAAAGGCCGTGGGCACGGTCGGGATCACCGGAACGCCCGCGCAGGTGCGCCGGTTCGGGCTGCTCGTCAAACGCCAGACGGAGATCCTGCTCAGGGAGTCCGTGATGCTGCGCTCCCGCCTGCTCGCCGAGCGGGCGGCGGAGAAACTGCTGTCCGACGTCGCGTCGTACGACCCGCAGGTCGTGGAGGGCGACTTCCTGCTGTTCCGGGCCGCCGAACTGGGCTTCGACCTACGGCTGCGGCGGGTCGCGGTCGCCATCGAGGTACGGGTCCCCGAAGCGGGCGCCCGCCGCCAGGGCGCACCCACCCGGGACATGGCACTGGTCCGTTCCGAACTGCTGCGCACGGTCCGCGAGGTCTTCGCCGACCCCCAGGACATCATCGCCTCCACGGCCCCGGGCTGGATCGGCGTACTGCGCAGACTCCCGGACCGGCGCCCGGTGACCTCCCTGCTGGACGACTGCCGGCGGACCACCGACGTCATCGCCGCGCAGGACGGTCTCGTCGCACGGGCCGGCATCGGCGAACCGGCCGCCTCGGTGAGCGGCCTCCACGACTCCTACCAGGACGCCTGCGACGCGCTCCGCCTCGGGGCACGCGTGGCCAGCGACTCCCCCGTCCACCTGATCACCGACCTGCGCGTCCACCAGGCCCTCACGACGGTGTCCCAGCCGGCCCGCAACCGTCTGATCGAACGCACCACCGCGAGCCTGCGCGGCCAGCCGGACTGGCCGGTCCTGCGCGACACCATCACGGCGTGGTGCGAGAGCGGATTCAACCTCGTCCGCGCCTCCGAGGCCCTGCACATCCACCGCAACACCGTCGTCTACCGGATGAACAAGATCGAGCAGGCGACCGGCCGACCACTGCGGGACCACCGGACCACGATGGCGTTGTATCTGGCCTGTCTGGCCGATCGGTTGGGCGGAGGGACGGGGGCCGACGACGGAGGCGAGTGA
- a CDS encoding transporter substrate-binding domain-containing protein: MPMIRMRPLAVSLSATLLLLGTAACGSGDDDGPKNVSAKTAALGTLTPGVIKVAVEPYAPYTSVQGDKIVGLDGDILNYVAKKLGLEVKPQVTDFAGMLAGVQSRRVDITVGGVAWSADRQKQGLFTDPPYYSPPAMAVRNGKTYKTVDDLENLNLGTVEGYVWVKSIQSVPGAKLHAYPDANGVFDDLGAGRIDVGFLDPLLIIAAQKERPELKISTQYLTPPTAAEVKAKPAYAYFQPYQTGFYLPKKATKLEQAISAQIDAMYTNGEMAKLVEKYGGDPGQFLKPAPDVATARRGVDRPQDWNPPTIAK, from the coding sequence ATGCCGATGATCCGTATGCGTCCGCTTGCCGTCTCTCTGTCCGCCACCCTCCTGCTCCTCGGGACCGCCGCCTGCGGCTCCGGTGACGACGACGGCCCCAAGAACGTGTCGGCGAAGACCGCCGCGCTGGGCACGCTCACCCCCGGCGTCATCAAGGTGGCCGTAGAGCCGTACGCCCCCTACACCAGCGTCCAGGGCGACAAGATCGTCGGCCTGGACGGCGACATCCTGAACTACGTGGCCAAGAAGCTCGGCCTGGAGGTCAAACCGCAGGTGACGGACTTCGCCGGCATGCTCGCCGGGGTGCAGTCCCGCCGCGTGGACATCACCGTCGGCGGTGTCGCCTGGTCCGCGGACCGCCAGAAGCAGGGGCTGTTCACCGACCCGCCCTACTACTCGCCCCCGGCGATGGCCGTCCGCAACGGCAAGACGTACAAGACCGTCGACGACCTCGAGAATCTGAACCTCGGCACCGTCGAGGGCTATGTCTGGGTCAAGTCGATCCAGTCCGTCCCCGGCGCCAAGCTGCACGCCTACCCCGACGCCAACGGCGTCTTCGACGACCTCGGCGCGGGCCGCATCGACGTCGGCTTCCTCGACCCGCTCCTCATCATCGCGGCGCAGAAGGAACGTCCTGAGCTGAAGATCAGCACCCAGTACCTGACCCCGCCGACCGCCGCCGAGGTCAAGGCGAAGCCCGCGTACGCCTACTTCCAGCCGTACCAGACCGGCTTCTACCTGCCCAAGAAGGCCACCAAGCTGGAGCAGGCGATCTCCGCGCAGATCGACGCCATGTACACGAACGGCGAGATGGCCAAGCTCGTCGAGAAGTACGGCGGCGACCCCGGGCAGTTCCTGAAGCCGGCCCCCGACGTCGCCACCGCGCGCCGGGGCGTGGACCGGCCGCAGGACTGGAACCCGCCGACCATCGCGAAGTGA
- a CDS encoding amino acid ABC transporter permease, protein MSSLFQVPWSDYRPDLVDALWRTVSYTVVSFVGAVLLGLAVALLRLSRAWPARAVAAVYTEVFKNVPLLAIIFLTYFGLASAGIRLDVFTAGCLSLVVFYAAYLSEIFRSAISGVHAGQTEAGEALGLGRAGIFGHIVLPQAVRQALPGTNTMLVDLLKSTSLLVTVSAAELMSEGRLITSATFRALEVYLVISAIYFALCYPLSQLLLLLERKVRAGIPLSPWRRRRLKAARALLAPAVETDMKAGAV, encoded by the coding sequence ATGTCCAGCCTCTTTCAGGTTCCCTGGTCCGACTACCGGCCCGACCTCGTCGACGCCCTGTGGCGCACCGTCTCCTACACGGTCGTGAGCTTCGTCGGCGCGGTCCTGCTCGGTCTAGCGGTGGCGCTGCTCCGGCTCAGCAGAGCGTGGCCCGCGCGGGCCGTCGCGGCCGTCTACACCGAGGTGTTCAAGAACGTCCCCCTCCTCGCCATCATCTTCCTCACCTACTTCGGCCTGGCCTCGGCGGGCATCCGGCTCGACGTCTTCACCGCCGGCTGCCTCAGCCTCGTCGTCTTCTACGCCGCCTACCTGTCCGAGATCTTCCGCTCCGCGATCAGCGGGGTGCACGCCGGACAGACGGAGGCCGGGGAGGCGCTGGGCCTGGGCCGGGCGGGAATCTTCGGGCACATCGTCCTGCCGCAGGCCGTACGGCAGGCGCTGCCCGGCACCAACACCATGCTGGTCGACCTGCTGAAGTCCACCTCGCTGCTGGTCACCGTCTCGGCGGCCGAGTTGATGTCCGAGGGGCGGCTCATCACCTCGGCCACCTTCCGGGCCCTGGAGGTGTACCTGGTCATATCGGCCATCTACTTCGCCCTGTGCTACCCGCTCTCCCAACTGCTCCTGCTCCTCGAACGCAAGGTACGGGCGGGCATCCCCCTCTCCCCGTGGCGACGCCGGCGCCTGAAGGCGGCCCGCGCCCTGCTCGCCCCGGCCGTGGAGACCGACATGAAGGCAGGTGCCGTATGA
- a CDS encoding amino acid ABC transporter ATP-binding protein, giving the protein MTESVTTPQTTSGTPTEAVVRINGLSKSFDGRLVLDQVDLEVDRGRIVSVIGQSGGGKTTLMRCVNLLERPDRGTIEVAGEVVHSDGRTVCRDLPRLRRTVGMVFQRFNLFPHLTAVENVVLAQRKAGIPEQEALERAVTLLRRVGVAHRALGRPEQLSGGEQQRVAIARALALKPELLLFDEPTSSLDPEATREVLSVMRELAADGMTMLLVTHELPFAREVSDHVVFVDGGRIVEEGRPEDVLDSPSQARTQEFLASYGTAS; this is encoded by the coding sequence ATGACCGAGTCGGTCACCACCCCGCAGACCACGTCTGGGACACCGACAGAGGCAGTCGTACGGATCAACGGCCTGAGCAAGTCCTTCGACGGCCGCCTCGTCCTCGACCAGGTGGATCTGGAGGTCGACCGCGGCCGGATCGTCAGCGTCATCGGACAGAGCGGCGGCGGCAAGACGACCCTGATGCGCTGCGTCAACCTGCTGGAACGGCCCGACCGCGGCACGATCGAGGTCGCCGGAGAGGTGGTGCACAGCGACGGCCGCACGGTCTGCCGCGACCTGCCCCGGCTGCGCCGTACCGTCGGCATGGTCTTCCAGCGGTTCAACCTCTTCCCGCACCTGACCGCCGTGGAGAACGTCGTCCTGGCCCAGCGCAAGGCGGGCATCCCGGAGCAGGAGGCGCTGGAGCGTGCCGTCACGTTGCTGCGCAGGGTCGGCGTCGCGCACCGCGCCCTCGGCCGGCCCGAACAGCTGTCCGGTGGCGAGCAGCAACGCGTCGCCATCGCGCGGGCCCTCGCCCTCAAGCCCGAGCTGCTGCTCTTCGACGAGCCCACGTCCTCCCTGGACCCCGAGGCGACCCGGGAGGTACTGAGCGTGATGCGCGAACTCGCCGCGGACGGGATGACGATGCTGCTGGTCACCCACGAACTGCCGTTCGCCCGCGAGGTGTCCGACCACGTCGTCTTCGTCGACGGCGGCCGGATCGTGGAGGAGGGCAGGCCCGAGGACGTGCTCGACAGCCCCTCCCAGGCCCGCACCCAAGAGTTCCTCGCGTCGTACGGAACCGCGTCATGA
- a CDS encoding FAD-dependent oxidoreductase: protein MTGTPALTGDGPVVVVGGGVVGLCTAYYLAAAGLPVEVVERRGLGSGVSRGNAGWVCLSHSTPVPSPGVLRYALRSLGRPDSPLYLRPLPDPAFLRWLWRFWRSSAPAAFRRGYAAIADLNHDTFDLFDELSEAGVATTLTRPGMVHAFLSEAEARHHLAIQREMAEGHYPMPADITTGDEARLLDSALSSKVRAAYLVEGEGVVDPEGFARGLGEALAAAGVKVHENAEVTGFRSGTGRVTALRTDRGEIPCSAVVVAAGMRSPALLRELGHRLPLQAGKGYSFAVDLDPAPRHTLYFGERRAVASPIGTTTRIGGTMELSGNNNRLDWRRIVAVALASRHYLGRWFDDPDDLVSLIRDPWVGGRPFLPDGLPVIDRVPGRENVFAATGHGMLGVTLGPATGHRLAEYIRTGRRPEVLAPFGFDRLPG from the coding sequence ATGACCGGTACGCCGGCGCTCACCGGCGACGGACCCGTGGTGGTCGTCGGGGGCGGTGTCGTAGGACTGTGCACCGCGTACTACCTGGCGGCGGCCGGACTTCCGGTGGAGGTCGTCGAGCGGCGCGGGCTGGGTTCGGGGGTGTCCCGGGGCAACGCGGGCTGGGTCTGCCTCAGCCACTCGACGCCCGTTCCGTCCCCCGGCGTGCTGCGCTACGCCCTGCGTTCCCTGGGCCGTCCGGACTCGCCGCTCTATCTGCGGCCCCTTCCCGACCCGGCGTTCCTGCGCTGGCTGTGGCGGTTCTGGCGCAGCAGCGCACCGGCCGCCTTCCGGAGGGGCTACGCGGCGATCGCCGACCTGAACCACGACACCTTCGACCTCTTCGACGAGCTGAGCGAGGCCGGGGTGGCCACCACCCTGACCCGGCCCGGCATGGTGCACGCGTTCCTGTCGGAGGCCGAGGCCCGTCATCACCTCGCGATCCAGCGGGAGATGGCGGAGGGCCACTATCCGATGCCCGCCGACATCACCACGGGCGACGAGGCCCGTCTGCTGGACAGCGCGCTCTCGTCCAAGGTGCGCGCCGCCTACCTCGTCGAGGGCGAGGGCGTGGTCGATCCGGAGGGGTTCGCCCGCGGACTCGGCGAGGCGCTCGCCGCCGCGGGGGTGAAGGTCCACGAGAACGCGGAGGTCACCGGATTCCGGTCCGGGACGGGGCGGGTGACCGCGCTCCGGACCGACCGGGGCGAGATCCCCTGCTCGGCCGTCGTCGTGGCGGCCGGAATGCGGTCCCCGGCGCTGCTGCGCGAGCTCGGACACCGGCTGCCCCTCCAGGCCGGCAAGGGCTACAGCTTCGCGGTGGACCTGGACCCGGCACCCCGGCACACCCTGTACTTCGGCGAGCGCAGGGCCGTCGCCTCACCGATCGGCACCACCACCCGGATCGGCGGCACGATGGAGCTGAGCGGCAACAACAACCGCCTCGACTGGCGCCGGATCGTCGCGGTGGCGCTCGCCAGCCGCCACTACCTGGGCCGCTGGTTCGACGACCCCGACGACCTGGTGAGCCTGATCCGCGACCCCTGGGTCGGCGGCCGGCCCTTCCTGCCGGACGGCCTCCCGGTGATCGACCGTGTGCCAGGCCGGGAGAACGTATTCGCAGCCACCGGCCACGGCATGCTCGGCGTCACCCTGGGTCCTGCCACCGGCCACCGGCTCGCCGAGTACATCCGCACCGGCCGCCGCCCCGAGGTCCTCGCCCCGTTCGGCTTCGACCGGCTGCCCGGCTGA
- a CDS encoding MazG-like family protein: protein MSDHDTPSPDLWTSVDALWTWLETDQPVSGREGLLLRMLKLSEEVGEVSEAVIGALGQNPRKGVSHTWEDVQGELCDVVITALVALRTLTPDTRGVFHRHLGRVAERSLGPGAL from the coding sequence ATGAGTGATCACGACACCCCCTCCCCCGACCTCTGGACGTCGGTCGACGCCCTGTGGACCTGGCTGGAGACGGATCAGCCGGTGAGCGGGCGCGAGGGTCTCCTCCTGCGCATGCTGAAGCTCTCCGAGGAGGTCGGCGAGGTCTCCGAGGCGGTCATCGGGGCGCTCGGCCAGAACCCCCGCAAGGGTGTCAGCCACACCTGGGAGGACGTGCAGGGCGAGCTGTGCGACGTGGTGATCACCGCGTTGGTGGCGCTGCGCACGCTGACGCCGGACACGCGGGGGGTGTTCCACCGCCATCTGGGTCGGGTCGCGGAACGTTCGCTGGGCCCCGGGGCCCTCTGA